The Nocardioides humi genome includes a region encoding these proteins:
- a CDS encoding WHG domain-containing protein: MTSTSTARRSYHHGDLRNALARAAAELAATGGPDAVTIRGAARAVGVTPTAAYRHFENQSDLLEAARALAMDGMVAVTAEYLQQVPDDDDPVVRATARLRSSGRGYIRFALAEPGIFRTCFTGRLREPAGPPMADPPAPYVLLGTILDELVDAGYLDPADRPGAEAAPWSAVHGLAMLLVDGPLKDFDEDEREAAIERTLDMAVRGLATGPRGRAAER, translated from the coding sequence GTGACCTCGACCAGCACCGCCCGGCGCAGCTACCACCACGGCGACCTGCGCAACGCCCTCGCCCGGGCCGCCGCCGAGCTCGCCGCGACCGGCGGGCCGGACGCGGTGACCATCCGCGGCGCCGCCCGCGCGGTCGGGGTGACGCCCACGGCGGCGTACCGCCACTTCGAGAACCAGTCCGACCTGCTCGAGGCGGCGCGGGCGCTGGCGATGGACGGCATGGTCGCGGTGACGGCGGAGTACCTGCAGCAGGTCCCGGACGACGACGACCCGGTCGTGCGCGCCACGGCCCGGCTGCGCTCGTCGGGTCGCGGCTACATCCGCTTCGCGCTGGCGGAGCCGGGGATCTTCCGCACCTGCTTCACCGGCCGCCTGCGCGAGCCGGCCGGGCCGCCCATGGCCGACCCGCCGGCGCCGTACGTCCTGCTCGGCACCATCCTCGACGAGCTGGTCGACGCGGGCTATCTCGACCCGGCCGACCGCCCCGGCGCCGAGGCGGCGCCGTGGTCGGCGGTCCACGGCCTCGCGATGCTGCTCGTCGACGGCCCCCTCAAGGACTTCGACGAGGACGAGCGGGAGGCCGCGATCGAGCGCACCCTCGACATGGCCGTGCGCGGTCTCGCCACCGGGCCCCGCGGAAGGGCCGCCGAGCGCTAG
- a CDS encoding acetoacetate decarboxylase family protein — translation MSTYPPAPWHMHGSLWLSVFRLGRAVDERHPAGTYGVALVSYEEPSPLTYHELLLARTVKNRAGKGAVTITDIWVDSPASQAGGRALWAIPKQLCDFDRESSFRGPVTSTDWTALAGRRPIVDASFTDVSRAALRVPFTGLVEQPGIPEHPETADVVMKGTAKALPCRGRWSFAADGPLGFMREARQLGSFRMAGFRLAFD, via the coding sequence ATGAGCACCTATCCCCCGGCGCCGTGGCACATGCACGGGTCCCTGTGGCTGTCGGTGTTCCGGCTGGGCCGGGCCGTCGACGAGCGCCATCCCGCCGGGACGTACGGCGTCGCGCTGGTCTCCTACGAGGAGCCGAGCCCCCTCACCTACCACGAGCTGCTGCTCGCCCGGACCGTGAAGAACAGGGCCGGCAAGGGCGCGGTGACGATCACCGACATCTGGGTCGACTCCCCCGCCTCGCAGGCGGGCGGCCGGGCGCTGTGGGCGATCCCCAAGCAGCTGTGCGACTTCGACCGGGAGAGCAGCTTCCGCGGACCCGTCACCTCCACCGACTGGACGGCCCTGGCCGGGCGCCGCCCGATCGTGGACGCCAGCTTCACCGACGTGTCCCGCGCCGCGCTCCGGGTGCCGTTCACCGGGCTGGTCGAGCAGCCCGGCATCCCGGAGCACCCGGAGACCGCGGACGTGGTGATGAAGGGGACCGCCAAGGCGCTGCCGTGCCGCGGCCGGTGGAGCTTCGCCGCCGACGGCCCGCTGGGCTTCATGCGGGAGGCCCGTCAGCTCGGCTCGTTCCGGATGGCGGGCTTCCGGCTCGCCTTCGACTGA